The following are from one region of the Armatimonadota bacterium genome:
- the rpsF gene encoding 30S ribosomal protein S6: MRDYEVLYIIDPNTTDDGVPVVIEKFSKLISDQGGEVTSAELWDKGRRMLAYPIAGHKEGIYVLMQFKSASEAPLELDRVMRIDEAILRHLVTRTDTRQE, translated from the coding sequence ATGCGTGACTACGAAGTTCTGTATATAATCGATCCGAACACCACAGACGACGGTGTGCCTGTCGTGATCGAGAAGTTTTCGAAGTTGATTTCGGACCAGGGCGGCGAGGTCACCTCTGCTGAACTCTGGGATAAGGGCCGACGAATGCTGGCCTACCCGATTGCCGGTCACAAAGAGGGAATCTACGTGCTGATGCAGTTCAAATCAGCATCCGAAGCGCCTCTGGAACTGGACCGGGTGATGCGGATTGACGAGGCGATCCTTCGCCACCTGGTTACTCGCACCGATACGCGGCAGGAATAG